The following is a genomic window from Bacillus sp. FJAT-52991.
GAAATGGCTGGATACGAATCTTTCGCAGCTTCTAGTAAAGCGAGTCCTTTCGCTTCTGCTCGCGAAAGAGATAGATTCTTCCTTGTATTTGCTTTTAGCCGATTACGAATGATGGTTTTGGAACAAGTGAGTACCTCATCTGGATGCGGATAGAGCTGCACAATATTGAGAAAAAGGGCCGAGCGTGTTGAAAATATGATTTCTAATTCTGGAAAACTGAGTTGTAGAATGGCATGCAGGCGACTGAAAAGATGAGTGATTTCACGATCTAGTTCATCATAATAACGTGTGAGTGATCGCATTTGTTTATAATAGCCTTCTTCTTGATAAGTAGCTGTACGCTCTACTTTAAAATGTGATTTTGCCAGTTCATGTGCATCGCTTTTGTCTGTTTTTTGTCGACGCATCGATGCCATTTGAAGATTCGCTTCAAGAGGGTTCACTCGATGGTAGATATAACCTTCTGTTTGGAAAAAGCGTTCTAATGATGCGGAATAAACACCTGTCGCTTCAAATACAATCTCTGGTGCTTGTCCATCCTGTTTTGTTAATGTTTGGAGTTTTTCGTTCAAAGCTTCAAATGAGGGTTTGGTATGAAGAATTTCTCCTTCAAATTCACATTGACGATATTGGTTATAAATCACCATCGTACTTTTCCCCATACTCACATCAAGAGCGACTACATGTTGCATATTCATTTCTCCTTCTTAGCCAATCATAGAAGTCTTCACAGGGCCTTATCGATTCCCTTTTCTTATACACGATCTCTACGGATCCAACATACTAAACTGATTCACATAAGGGTGTGAAGTTGGTCGGTTTTTGAAACGGACTCGATTTGGTCCCAGGGGCCGTTCGACCTTTCTTCACTTCTACTATAAAAAAATAGTAGCACAAACCTTGGCCTTGGTTTGTGCTACTAATGTTAGTATGTTTTAGCGACGTATGGACTGGAGCAATCCGCACGAGATAAAGGAAACACGATGAACGATAGTGAATCGATGTTGACTTATCACAAGGAGGATTGTAGAAGTCCACTAGGCGCTGGGGACTGTAGCTAGACAATAAAGAAAAGCGGAGCCGACTGTTTAGACACGAAAAGCAAATGTTCTGACACTAGAAAAGCGAAAGGACCCGGTACTGCTATACAAACAACAAACTCGCCAACCTATAAAAACAGGAGGCGAGTATCAAAAGTAACGTCCATACCGATCTAATTCACTGATCGATTCGCTCCATCTTGAAAACGAAAGCGCTGAATCGATTGTTGCAGCTCCTGATTCAGCTCATTCAACTGATCAGTCGCAGTCATAACAGATTGAACCGTTCTTAATTGTTCATCTGTATGGTTATTTACTTTTTCACAGGATACTGCTGTCTGTTCAGAAAGCGCAGCCATATAACTAGATAAATCAAGAAGTTCATCTTTTCTAACCGCTACTTGCTGCATATCAAGATGTAGTGAGTCGATTAACTCCTTCAGATTATCCATCAGTGTAGAGTTGTTCTCAAAAATTTGATTGGCTTGTTTTACCGCTTTGGTTTGTTCTGAGAAATTCTCCTTTGTTTGAAAAATTTGACTCACTGCCTTGTTGGAGCCTTCTAGAATGATTGCGATCATTTCTTGAATTTCTTGTGTTGCTTGGCTAGATTGTTCAGCAAGCTTGCGAACTTCTTGAGCAACGACTGAAAATCCTTTTCCATAAGTCCCTGCTCGAGCAGCTTCAATGCTCGCATTTAAAGCTAACAAATTCGTTTGGGCTGAAATATCTGTAATCGTATGAATGATTGTTTCAATTTGTTGAATTTCATTTCCTAACTCGGTTATCACTTGCTCTGTTGAGTCGATAAATTTCTTTGAGGTATCATTAGATTGCTGTAAAGAGTAAATGTGAGCCACCCCTCGTTGATTAGCCCGGTCGGCATCTAAGGCAAAAGCAGACATCTTCTCCGTTTTATTCGAAACGGCATTAATAATTTCACTTAAGCCTTCAGATTGTTCTTTAGCTGATTGGGCTTTATTTGCAGAGCTAGCCGACTCAACAGCAATTTCGTTGATCTCTACGACCGTACGTTCACTGGAAACGGCTGATATTTCTGCCGTTGTTTTTAATTCATGAATGGATTCTCTGACGTTTTGTGCTGATTGTGAAACAACTGCAATAATATTTCTCATACTATCAATCATATGATTGAAGCTATGACCTAGTTGAGAGACTTCATCCCTACCGTTTATCTGCACTTTCATATGTAAATTGCCTTTAGCGACTTCACTAACCGATTGATTCAACTGCTCAATTGGTTTCGTTATTTTAGCTGATAAATAGTAAATAACTATCATCATGATCACAAAAATGGACAGCGCAGTAATGAATAATATTTGTCTAATTTCTTTCGCTACACTGATTAATTCTTCTTCATTGAACACCGCTCCCACTGTCCAGTTCGTATGATCCACCCTCTGATAAACAAACAGCTGATTTTCACCTTGATCTATTGATATTCCACTATCCTTCTCGCTAGTCACTGCCCCTTTAAATAAAGGCTGCTCGGTTAAATTCTTTCCTTTTTCTTTTGGGTGAACAATTGCATCCCCATTTTCCGCCATAATGACAGGATATCCTTTATACCCAACATCTAAATCATTAATATGGTTGGTCAGGCTCGTCAAATTAATATCCGCCCCTACTACCCCGATTAAGTTCTTTCCACTATATAATGATTTCGATACGGTAATAATATAATTCCCTGACTCATTTTCATATGGTTGACTCCATACAGCGGAGTTCTTGTCGTTAACGGCTGACGTAAACCAGCTTTGACTAGTCGGATCATAATCATTAGGTAGCTTAGTAGCAGGTACCATTTTAAATTGTTTATTCGGTGCCACGAAATACACATTCAATACATCTTGATATAAACGAGTATATTGATTGAAAATCTCTTGAAGATCTCTTTCAGCCAGGCTTTTTACTTCCGCAGTCGCGTTTATCGATTGACCATATGCTTTGACTTGTTGGCTTTCTGATAATAACTGAATACTCTCATCATATTTTTGTAAAAACTGTTGAGAAGAGTGCTCTAATTCTTTCACAATTCCTTTTGTCTGCTCTAAAACATTTGCCTTTGTTTTCTCTTCCGCTTTCCATCCTGTAAAAATAATTATAAAAGCAAATGAACTGAATAATAAAATAGAAATAGGTACTATGAACTTTAATCGAATAGATCTCAGTTGATTCACGCCTTTCTATAGCATCACTGTTTTTAATTATAGTCTCTTTTACCTATCGGTTATATAGAACTATTGTAAAGATTTTGTTTATTTTACTTTTGCAACAAAAACAGCACATCGACTAAATCGCCGATGTGCTGTTATGATCAATTCAATTTAAAACGCTCTACCGCGTGTTTCAATTCAATACTTAATCCCATCAAGCTTTCTGATGACCTTGTGACTAATTCAATCGCTCGAAGCTGTTCATCAGCAGAAGCACTAATTTCTTCACTAGCAGCTGCTGATTGTTCAGATGCTGCTGCAATACCTTCCATCACTTGTAGTACTTCATTTTTCGCCTCAGCCGCTTCAAGAATTTCACTATTAATTCTCGTAATAGCATTTTCCATGTCCTCTACTAAGGAAGAGATGCGGGTAAATATTTTCTCCGTTGCTTCTACAACGACCGTCTGCTGATCAAAGTTCTCTTTCGTTTTTATCATTTGGTTCACTACTTGATGTGATCCACCTTGTATATCCGTGATAATTTCTTTCACTTGATCTGTAGCTTCCCCTGATTGCTCAGCTAGCTTTCGAACCTCATCTGCTACTACCGCGAATCCTTTTCCATGTTCTCCCGCACGAGCCGCTTCAATCGAGGCATTTAACGCAAGCAGATTCGTTTGAGCAGAAATATCAGTAATCGTTTGGATGACAAGCTCAATTGATTTGATTTTTGTTTCTAAAGCGGTGATCACTTCTTCCATCTCATCAATATACTGCTTGGATTCTATACTTGATTGGCCTAGCTCTTGTATTTGGCGAAGACCTGCTTTCTGTGCTTCCTCAGCTTTCTTCGCGGCATTTGCCATATCTGCTGCTTGATTCGTAATAATGTTCATCTGGTCACCGAGATGATGCGATCGCTCAGTTGCTTCAGCAGACTCTTCTGCCGACTTGGTTGCCCCTTTTGCAATTTCACTAATAGCAGTAGCAATCTGTTCACTTGACGCATTCGTCTCTTCTGACACTGCACTTAAATTTTCTGCTGCTTCTGTCACATTTGAAGCTGAATGATTGACCATTGAAATGATTTCTTTCATATTACTAGTCATTTCATTAAAAGAAGAAGCAAGCTGCCCTACCTCGTCTCGAGTTGTTACTTCTACTTGTACACTTAAGTCCCCTGTTGCTACTTTTCTAGCAGATTGTTGAAGCGTGTTAATAGGCTTCGTAATTTTAACTGAAATTATCCAAATCGATACGATCATTAGCACTAAAACAAACATTCCAGTAAGGATCAGTGTCTGTTGAATAGTTTTTGCTAAACTAAGCATGTTTTCTCGTTTATAGGATGCACCAATTTTCCATGCAGTATTTTCAACAGTATCATAGACAAATATACGATTCTCATCTTTAAACTGATAAGTAATAACACCTTTTGCCACAGAATCATTTAATATTTGTTGAATGAAATCATATTTACTTAAATCTTGTCCTTTTTCCGTAGGATGAGCGATGCCTAATCCTTGATCTGAAAAAACGACTGCATAGCCCTTATAACCAATATTCATATCACTAATTTTTTCTGTTAATGTAGTTAAATTAATGTCTGCTCCAAGCACACCAATTACTTTGTTCTGATCCTTCACTAACTTAGAAAGTGTTACGACATATTCACCGGTAGCTGCATCGACATAAGGTTCACTCCAAACGATGTCTTCACCTGATGCAACGGCTTGTTGATACCACTCTCGCGTTAACGGATTATA
Proteins encoded in this region:
- a CDS encoding IS110 family transposase, translated to MQHVVALDVSMGKSTMVIYNQYRQCEFEGEILHTKPSFEALNEKLQTLTKQDGQAPEIVFEATGVYSASLERFFQTEGYIYHRVNPLEANLQMASMRRQKTDKSDAHELAKSHFKVERTATYQEEGYYKQMRSLTRYYDELDREITHLFSRLHAILQLSFPELEIIFSTRSALFLNIVQLYPHPDEVLTCSKTIIRNRLKANTRKNLSLSRAEAKGLALLEAAKDSYPAISKEDVRCEQVRDYAKRISDLKEKKEGLVKQMVELSKERTEYNVLISFPGIGEATAVRLIGELGDIRRFKNHKQLNAYVGIDVMRYQSGNTYYKDKINKRGNNKLRKILFYMVQTMITLRRFGGNHLVDYYDKLKTQPQGKPHKVASIACVNKFLKVAFHLITHHITYDYETASTCS
- a CDS encoding methyl-accepting chemotaxis protein; its protein translation is MIDSMRNIIAVVSQSAQNVRESIHELKTTAEISAVSSERTVVEINEIAVESASSANKAQSAKEQSEGLSEIINAVSNKTEKMSAFALDADRANQRGVAHIYSLQQSNDTSKKFIDSTEQVITELGNEIQQIETIIHTITDISAQTNLLALNASIEAARAGTYGKGFSVVAQEVRKLAEQSSQATQEIQEMIAIILEGSNKAVSQIFQTKENFSEQTKAVKQANQIFENNSTLMDNLKELIDSLHLDMQQVAVRKDELLDLSSYMAALSEQTAVSCEKVNNHTDEQLRTVQSVMTATDQLNELNQELQQSIQRFRFQDGANRSVN
- a CDS encoding methyl-accepting chemotaxis protein, whose protein sequence is MTSNMKEIISMVNHSASNVTEAAENLSAVSEETNASSEQIATAISEIAKGATKSAEESAEATERSHHLGDQMNIITNQAADMANAAKKAEEAQKAGLRQIQELGQSSIESKQYIDEMEEVITALETKIKSIELVIQTITDISAQTNLLALNASIEAARAGEHGKGFAVVADEVRKLAEQSGEATDQVKEIITDIQGGSHQVVNQMIKTKENFDQQTVVVEATEKIFTRISSLVEDMENAITRINSEILEAAEAKNEVLQVMEGIAAASEQSAAASEEISASADEQLRAIELVTRSSESLMGLSIELKHAVERFKLN